In Deltaproteobacteria bacterium, a genomic segment contains:
- a CDS encoding KH domain-containing protein yields the protein MKDLIETIAKALVDHPDEVEVSEVEGEKTSVLELKVAKEDLGKVIGKQGRTARAIRTILSAASTKIKKRSVLEIIE from the coding sequence ATGAAAGACTTAATCGAAACGATCGCCAAGGCTCTCGTTGATCATCCAGATGAGGTAGAGGTGAGTGAGGTGGAGGGAGAAAAAACCTCCGTTCTCGAGTTAAAGGTAGCCAAGGAGGACCTCGGTAAGGTTATAGGGAAGCAGGGCCGCACTGCACGGGCTATAAGGACGATTTTGAGCGCGGCTTCCACCAAGATAAAGAAGAGGTCTGTCCTCGAAATCATCGAATAA
- the rpsP gene encoding 30S ribosomal protein S16 has protein sequence MAVRIRLARHGRKKKPFYKMVVVFSESPRDGRFIENVGTYNPMVDPPEITIKEDKIISWLKKGAKPSDTVRSLLRKKGVWAKFMEMKKEKDSAA, from the coding sequence ATGGCTGTGAGAATCAGGCTGGCAAGGCACGGGAGGAAGAAGAAGCCCTTTTACAAGATGGTCGTGGTATTTTCCGAATCACCCAGAGACGGCAGGTTCATCGAGAACGTGGGAACGTACAACCCGATGGTGGATCCTCCAGAAATTACCATCAAAGAGGACAAGATCATATCCTGGCTGAAGAAGGGAGCGAAGCCGTCAGATACGGTGAGGAGCCTCCTGAGGAAAAAGGGCGTCTGGGCAAAATTTATGGAGATGAAGAAGGAAAAGGATTCTGCAGCGTAA